In one window of Eggerthella guodeyinii DNA:
- a CDS encoding ATP-binding protein, translating into MDNQIEKADHQDESADDGVESFDYTHVHAVARIALYDDLRSAPRVTEIHPAPTAEFIESLASKIYEQAKSAGGTIPYTVIREVSENFIHARFAEATVSILDDGNTIRFADQGPGIPYKDQAQIPGFTSAIEPMKHYIRGVGSGLPIVKEYLDFSHGTITIEDNLGTGAVVTISLRAGQPSATPGDGLAPLEPAYPPRDLGPQPQPQSQPQAPMQQQPAYPVQYGYANPPYPQEQAPVPASARPPYGYEPEPQYIPPRYAQDPYAGGNPYYPPTAAPSYRAQGMAAQHSMAPLIPPLSQRERDFLPIFLNEGALGVTDLSRLTGVPQSSTYVTLSKLEESGLIEKTVGQKRILTDLGYHVANSL; encoded by the coding sequence TTGGACAACCAGATTGAAAAAGCAGATCATCAGGATGAATCCGCTGATGACGGCGTGGAGTCGTTCGACTACACGCATGTGCACGCCGTGGCGCGCATCGCGTTGTACGACGATCTTCGCAGCGCGCCGCGCGTAACCGAGATACATCCGGCGCCGACGGCTGAATTCATTGAAAGCCTCGCTTCGAAAATTTATGAACAAGCGAAAAGCGCCGGCGGCACCATTCCGTACACCGTTATCCGCGAGGTGTCGGAAAACTTCATCCATGCGCGGTTCGCCGAAGCGACCGTGTCCATCCTCGACGACGGCAACACCATCCGCTTCGCCGACCAAGGCCCGGGCATACCTTATAAGGATCAAGCGCAGATCCCCGGGTTCACGTCCGCCATCGAGCCGATGAAGCATTACATTCGCGGCGTGGGGTCGGGCCTTCCCATCGTGAAGGAGTACCTCGACTTCTCGCACGGCACCATCACCATCGAAGACAACCTGGGCACGGGCGCCGTGGTCACCATCAGCCTGCGCGCCGGCCAGCCCTCCGCGACGCCGGGCGACGGTCTGGCTCCCCTGGAGCCCGCGTACCCGCCGCGCGACCTGGGCCCGCAGCCGCAGCCGCAATCGCAACCGCAGGCGCCGATGCAGCAGCAGCCGGCCTACCCGGTGCAATACGGCTACGCGAACCCGCCGTACCCCCAGGAGCAAGCGCCCGTTCCGGCATCCGCGCGCCCGCCGTACGGCTACGAGCCCGAACCGCAGTACATCCCTCCGCGTTACGCGCAGGACCCGTACGCAGGGGGGAACCCGTATTACCCCCCGACGGCCGCACCGTCGTACCGCGCGCAGGGCATGGCCGCGCAGCACTCCATGGCACCGCTCATCCCGCCGCTTTCGCAGCGTGAACGCGACTTCCTGCCCATATTCCTCAACGAGGGAGCGCTGGGCGTCACGGATCTGTCGCGCCTGACGGGCGTTCCGCAATCGAGCACCTACGTGACGCTGTCCAAGCTCGAAGAGTCGGGCCTCATCGAGAAAACAGTCGGCCAGAAGCGCATTCTGACCGATCTTGGTTACCACGTGGCAAATTCCCTATAG
- the dnaA gene encoding chromosomal replication initiator protein DnaA, translating into MNSEKLEQVWSEVCDQVKSYNNIDPSQINAFFSRLHPQAMSDGFLMVTADNDFIKTWIERHYVEFIKRALNDLYHMPFTVIIEVDITAAEQAAAPAPAPSAQPAPAPAPSPAPIASPAASVRDAGGDAREPESILRTPGSERDEDDRPREIALDGPDSPASTLTFENFVIGDSNRMAYSMAVAVAEMPGKAHLNPLFIYGKSGLGKTHLMRAIQNYINETMPQLSTIYVDSAELLSDYMEASAAHDKQKSSYKNFKTRYEEADVLLIDDVQYLQGKKQTLDIVFQIFNKLTSQGRQVVLSADRAPKNIDIDERYRSRFNSGGTFDIQPPEIETKLGIVKSFVDEYRESEGSSDFNIPEDIQMYIAESSSSNIRELKSAVTKVIYQMTFFNQPNLKLDDVRTLLENHFTGGPSKRLTIADIQKEVENFYKVSHADLVGKKRTRNIIYARQIAIYLCRQMLDLPFNDIGKKFNRDHSTVMYSVTNVEEKMKENRELREELEALRGLINEM; encoded by the coding sequence ATGAACAGCGAAAAACTCGAGCAGGTCTGGTCGGAAGTATGCGACCAGGTGAAAAGCTACAACAATATCGACCCATCGCAGATCAACGCGTTCTTCTCGCGTCTGCATCCGCAGGCCATGAGCGACGGCTTCCTCATGGTCACGGCCGACAACGACTTCATCAAGACATGGATCGAGCGCCATTACGTCGAATTCATCAAGCGCGCGTTGAACGACCTGTACCACATGCCGTTTACGGTGATCATCGAAGTGGACATCACGGCGGCGGAGCAAGCGGCCGCCCCGGCCCCCGCCCCTTCGGCCCAGCCGGCGCCCGCACCGGCGCCGAGCCCCGCGCCGATCGCTTCCCCCGCGGCGTCGGTTCGCGACGCAGGCGGCGACGCGCGCGAACCTGAGAGCATCCTTCGCACCCCCGGATCGGAACGCGACGAGGACGATCGGCCGCGCGAGATCGCGCTCGACGGCCCCGACAGCCCGGCGTCCACGCTCACGTTCGAGAACTTCGTCATCGGCGACTCGAACCGCATGGCGTACTCGATGGCCGTGGCCGTGGCCGAGATGCCGGGCAAGGCCCACCTCAACCCGCTGTTCATCTACGGCAAGTCGGGCTTGGGGAAAACGCACCTCATGCGCGCCATCCAGAACTACATCAACGAGACGATGCCGCAACTGTCCACCATCTACGTCGACTCGGCCGAGCTGCTGAGCGACTACATGGAGGCCAGCGCCGCGCACGACAAGCAGAAGTCCAGCTACAAGAACTTCAAGACGCGCTACGAAGAGGCCGACGTCCTGCTCATCGACGACGTTCAGTACCTGCAGGGAAAGAAGCAGACGCTCGACATCGTGTTCCAGATATTCAACAAGCTGACCAGCCAGGGCCGCCAGGTGGTGCTGTCGGCCGACCGCGCGCCGAAGAACATCGACATCGACGAGCGCTACCGCAGCCGCTTCAACTCGGGCGGCACGTTCGACATCCAGCCTCCCGAGATCGAGACGAAGCTGGGCATCGTGAAGAGCTTCGTGGACGAGTACCGCGAATCGGAAGGATCGTCCGACTTCAACATCCCCGAGGACATCCAGATGTACATCGCGGAAAGCTCGAGCTCCAACATCCGCGAGCTGAAGAGCGCCGTCACGAAGGTGATCTACCAGATGACGTTCTTCAACCAGCCCAACCTCAAGTTGGACGACGTGCGCACGCTGTTGGAGAACCATTTCACGGGCGGGCCGTCGAAGCGCCTCACCATTGCCGACATTCAAAAGGAAGTGGAGAACTTCTACAAGGTGAGCCACGCCGACCTGGTGGGCAAGAAGCGCACGCGCAACATCATCTACGCGCGACAGATCGCTATCTATTTATGTCGTCAGATGCTCGACCTGCCGTTCAACGACATCGGCAAGAAGTTCAACCGCGACCACTCCACCGTGATGTACTCGGTGACGAACGTCGAAGAGAAGATGAAGGAGAACCGCGAGCTGCGCGAGGAGCTGGAGGCGCTGCGCGGGCTCATCAACGAGATGTAG
- the dnaN gene encoding DNA polymerase III subunit beta, producing MKFSINQSELQNALSVVLKGIATRSTLPILSGIYLDAHDDTLTLQATDLELSIQYSVSALIEETGKAVVPGKLFSEIVKNLPDAAVHVEAEDDSAVITCDTASFSIKTLDAEDFPGFPHVDVQQEVSIPFSQFSSMVKRVARVVSKDESRAILTGVLITLEDTTLKMVATDSYRLAITEAELPDAAAEEFQAVISGSFLQEISSLPRSEDDLKLALAENQIVVTYHDTVFINRRLEGNFPNYRQLLPDSYATRVSMDVGHLVAGVKRTSLLGQTSSPVRFDINMASQTVQLSAVAQDVGSAQETLSCSGEGEDVEIAFNYAYVLDGLSSVNTDNVFLEVQSSMKPGIFKADEGENFLYLVMPVRIA from the coding sequence TTGAAATTCAGCATCAACCAATCGGAATTGCAGAACGCGTTGTCGGTGGTGCTCAAGGGCATCGCCACCCGATCGACGCTTCCCATTCTGTCGGGCATCTACCTCGACGCGCACGATGACACCCTCACGCTCCAGGCGACCGACCTCGAGCTGTCCATCCAGTACTCGGTCTCGGCGCTCATCGAGGAGACGGGCAAGGCCGTGGTTCCCGGCAAGCTGTTCTCCGAGATCGTGAAGAACCTGCCCGACGCCGCCGTGCACGTGGAAGCCGAAGACGACTCCGCGGTCATCACGTGCGATACGGCGTCGTTCTCCATCAAGACGCTCGATGCCGAGGATTTCCCCGGATTCCCGCACGTGGACGTGCAGCAGGAAGTGTCCATCCCGTTCTCGCAGTTCTCGTCGATGGTGAAGCGCGTCGCGCGCGTCGTGTCGAAGGACGAGAGCCGCGCCATCCTCACGGGCGTGCTCATCACGTTGGAGGACACCACGCTCAAGATGGTGGCCACCGACTCGTACCGCCTCGCCATCACCGAGGCCGAGCTTCCCGATGCGGCCGCCGAGGAGTTCCAGGCGGTCATCTCGGGTTCGTTCTTGCAGGAGATCTCGTCGCTGCCGCGTTCCGAGGACGACCTCAAGCTGGCGCTGGCCGAGAACCAGATCGTGGTGACGTACCACGATACCGTGTTCATCAACCGTCGCCTCGAGGGAAACTTCCCGAACTACCGCCAGCTGCTGCCCGATTCCTACGCCACGCGCGTGAGCATGGACGTGGGGCATCTCGTGGCCGGCGTGAAGCGCACGTCGCTGCTGGGGCAGACCAGCTCGCCGGTGCGCTTCGACATCAACATGGCATCGCAGACCGTGCAGCTGTCCGCCGTCGCGCAGGACGTGGGCTCGGCTCAGGAGACGCTTTCGTGCTCCGGCGAGGGCGAGGACGTGGAGATCGCGTTCAACTACGCCTACGTGCTGGACGGCCTGTCCTCCGTGAACACCGACAACGTGTTCCTCGAGGTGCAGTCGTCCATGAAGCCCGGCATCTTCAAGGCCGACGAGGGCGAGAACTTCCTCTACCTCGTCATGCCCGTGCGCATCGCGTAA
- the recF gene encoding DNA replication/repair protein RecF (All proteins in this family for which functions are known are DNA-binding proteins that assist the filamentation of RecA onto DNA for the initiation of recombination or recombinational repair.), whose product MDLSITHISFRNFRSYEGFDLDGVGPLTVLVGPNAVGKTNVIEGIGLLTAQSSFRHAPVDQLVRAGSDFARLAADVTDGSRQLELTVQLAEGKKKHLLNGKAKRTADLKGLVPSVTFTPDDLELAKGSMTVRRGALDALGSQLSANHYLIRRDYEKVLRHKNRLLRDEAPAALVEAMNETLITCGAQLSCYRAALFEKLAASMASYYAEITDGTEHLEAGFTPSWEEHDPFAFATHMFGRDEARASLTDALARRGGEERVRHRALVGPHADRIEFFIDGKNAALFGSQGQQRSVVLAFKLAEATLIQDILHQKPVLLLDDVMSELDAARRRALVAFISGDIQTFITTTNLAYFDDDLLDAARIVELGRDRA is encoded by the coding sequence GTGGATCTGTCCATCACCCATATCTCGTTCCGGAACTTCCGCAGCTACGAAGGCTTCGACTTGGACGGCGTCGGGCCGCTCACGGTGCTCGTGGGCCCGAACGCGGTGGGCAAGACGAACGTCATCGAGGGCATCGGTCTGCTCACGGCCCAGTCGTCGTTTCGCCACGCGCCCGTCGACCAGCTCGTTCGGGCGGGCTCCGACTTCGCGCGCTTGGCGGCCGACGTCACCGACGGCAGCCGCCAGCTGGAGCTGACGGTGCAGCTGGCCGAAGGCAAGAAAAAACACCTGCTGAACGGCAAGGCGAAGCGCACGGCCGACCTGAAGGGCCTCGTGCCGTCCGTCACGTTCACGCCGGACGACCTCGAGCTGGCAAAGGGGTCCATGACGGTGCGCCGCGGCGCGCTCGACGCGCTGGGCTCGCAGCTCTCGGCGAACCACTACCTCATCCGGCGCGACTACGAGAAGGTGCTGCGCCATAAGAACCGCCTGCTCAGGGACGAAGCTCCGGCCGCACTCGTGGAGGCGATGAACGAGACCCTCATTACGTGCGGCGCGCAGCTTTCGTGTTACCGGGCGGCGCTATTCGAGAAGCTCGCGGCATCGATGGCGTCGTACTACGCCGAGATCACCGACGGCACCGAGCACCTTGAGGCGGGGTTCACGCCGTCATGGGAGGAGCACGATCCCTTCGCGTTCGCCACGCACATGTTCGGCCGCGACGAGGCGCGCGCTTCGCTGACCGACGCGCTCGCCCGGCGCGGCGGCGAGGAGCGCGTGCGGCATCGCGCGCTCGTGGGGCCGCACGCCGACCGCATCGAGTTCTTCATCGACGGCAAGAACGCCGCCCTGTTCGGCAGCCAGGGCCAGCAGCGCTCGGTGGTGCTGGCGTTCAAGCTGGCCGAGGCCACGCTCATCCAGGACATCCTGCACCAGAAGCCCGTGCTGCTGCTGGACGACGTGATGAGCGAGCTGGACGCCGCGCGCCGTCGCGCGCTGGTCGCGTTCATATCGGGGGACATCCAGACGTTCATCACCACGACGAACCTCGCCTACTTCGATGACGACCTGCTGGACGCCGCCCGCATCGTGGAGCTGGGGAGGGATCGCGCATGA
- a CDS encoding phosphoadenosine phosphosulfate sulfotransferase encodes MRKLGESINELMTVLAAGDDASRKAQRAAAVNVAWRNAVEAVYKDAAEMVLDHVNAVYIMAADEVVKGAPTKASHTGTGAQLVVYSDDSLIRSDLDARQEFLKMKLKEQGEHVETFKILPSRFDMKSRHPFRRAEAGGGGARPARPVRDEAPRVPLTPEEQAALEASVDAVESPTVRRALERAIRADKNRM; translated from the coding sequence ATGAGGAAGCTGGGCGAGAGCATCAACGAGCTGATGACCGTGCTGGCCGCCGGCGACGATGCGTCGCGCAAGGCGCAGCGCGCGGCCGCGGTGAACGTGGCATGGCGCAACGCCGTGGAAGCCGTGTACAAGGACGCCGCCGAGATGGTGCTCGACCACGTGAACGCCGTGTACATCATGGCTGCGGACGAGGTGGTGAAGGGCGCGCCGACGAAGGCCTCGCACACGGGGACCGGCGCCCAGCTCGTGGTGTATTCCGACGACAGCCTCATTCGGTCGGACCTCGACGCGCGCCAGGAATTCCTCAAGATGAAGTTGAAGGAGCAGGGCGAGCACGTGGAGACGTTCAAGATCCTGCCGTCGCGCTTCGACATGAAATCCCGCCATCCCTTCCGGCGCGCGGAAGCGGGCGGCGGCGGCGCGCGCCCGGCGCGTCCCGTGCGCGACGAGGCCCCGCGCGTCCCCTTGACGCCCGAGGAGCAGGCGGCGCTCGAAGCCAGCGTGGACGCGGTTGAGAGCCCGACGGTGCGACGAGCCCTCGAGAGGGCGATACGTGCCGA